Proteins from one Triticum aestivum cultivar Chinese Spring chromosome 7A, IWGSC CS RefSeq v2.1, whole genome shotgun sequence genomic window:
- the LOC123150450 gene encoding disease resistance protein RGA4 has translation MEAVATAAATSLVEWMVPKLFDSLLAKHELRKSLKIDINYIKNEFAMISAVIHNDDRRSGCRGGREDVNMVWINMVRELAHAIEDCIDRFMHRVRADQDTGRVRQAFHRAKTMKARNKFAAEIRQLKKRSEDVFKLRDSYNNASSSTSSPRQSLSSQQTDTPTAIEDDEDGTHSEASIAVPVGMDTPRDELLDLIQQEQKLKVITIVGFHGMGKTLLANHVYKAIESKSEYEARAWVPPRKLGGSGAAADVLKEILWQLGHLPLPTSGGLTQLKASIKKCIGTKRFFIVIDDLRTVAYWHDMKKAFMGLSGRFLVTTAIQHVANTCSSSVVRDHVYTMATLSDQHSRQLFFNEAFQDDEPPLDAEELGSAALKKCDGLPLALVTTARFFQSAGNPTPMKWAKLCADLGTYLESDELFARMRRVLVQSYTSLDSQVARIFLLYLGTYPSGRPIKKKRLLRRWLSEGLSPGDNACSALNTAIINFNKLVDRSIIQPMDASGSSTEVKTCHTHGMMLEFVLRKSMSDNFVTVLYNRQSNPSIPSNIRRLALHHARPREVQGLTLVRSLTILGEAHPSVLDFSKYELLRVLDLEECVVSLGDGHLKLICTKLLLLRYLCLGAAVIATALPKEISKLQVLDTLDVRNTAIEILQTQVLELPCLVHLFGKFKLKQDVGGRTMSKVQTWLSVKSKLETLAGFVLDNSKSQEFAQLMYNMNDLTKVKIQCESTADTSSSSHLSKAIKGFIERSTDSTGTPSLSLNFEDELTQDMLNFSLDKGKNHCCYLASLKLQGSKICSLPSFVAFLGGLTKLGLSSPQLSLSQDFLATLSKVPGLAHLKLVATSLGRLVITKGTLKSLVRLSILVKSMIGQLEIQEGALPRLRSMQLLCKDLAGSISGTSAVHSLGHLDEIALHRDVGDETKNEWKEAAKNLPGRRPKILFL, from the exons atggAGGCTGTGGCGACGGCCGCGGCCACCTCCTTGGTGGAGTGGATGGTGCCTAAACTCTTTGATTCCTTGCTGGCAAAGCACGAGCTCCGGAAGAGTCTCAAGATCGACATCAACTACATCAAGAACGAGTTTGCTATGATTTCGGCCGTCATCCATAATGATGATCGCCGCAGCGGCTGCCGTGGCGGCCGTGAAGATGTGAATATGGTGTGGATTAATATGGTACGTGAATTGGCGCACGCCATAGAGGACTGCATCGACCGCTTCATGCACCGTGTGAGGGCCGACCAAGACACCGGGAGAGTGCGCCAGGCTTTCCACCGGGCAAAGACGATGAAGGCCCGGAACAAGTTTGCTGCAGAGATCCGACAGCTCAAGAAGAGATCAGAGGATGTATTCAAGCTGAGAGACTCATACAACAATGCTAGCAGCAGCACCTCCTCACCAAGGCAGTCGTTGTCGTCTCAGCAGACAGACACGCCGACGGCAATTGAGGACGACGAGGATGGCACCCATTCAGAGGCATCCATCGCCGTGCCCGTGGGTATGGACACCCCCCGGGACGAGCTTCTGGATCTGATCCAGCAGGAGCAGAAGCTGAAAGTGATTACCATTGTGGGGTTCCATGGTATGGGGAAGACTCTTCTTGCAAATCATGTGTACAAGGCAATTGAGAGCAAAAGCGAATACGAAGCACGGGCTTGGGTCCCTCCAAGGAAACTAGGGGGGAGCGGGGCAGCCGCAGATGTTCTCAAGGAGATACTCTGGCAGCTTGGCCACCTTCCCCTGCCCACCAGTGGCGGTCTCACCCAGCTTAAGGCAAGCATCAAAAAGTGCATTGGCACCAAGAG GTTTTTCATTGTAATTGATGACCTGCGGACAGTAGCATACTGGCACGACATGAAGAAGGCCTTCATGGGGTTAAGCGGTAGATTTCTAGTGACGACCGCCATTCAGCACGTAGCAAATACCTGCAGCAGCTCAGTTGTTCGTGATCATGTGTACACAATGGCAACCCTTTCTGACCAACACTCAAGACAATTGTTCTTCAATGAAGCTTtccaagacgatgaaccaccgctGGATGCAGAGGAGCTCGGCTCCGCAGCGCTCAAGAAATGTGATGGTCTTCCCCTTGCTCTTGTTACCACCGCCAGGTTCTTTCAAAGTGCAGGTAATCCAACACCCATGAAATGGGCAAAATTATGCGCCGACCTGGGTACATATCTGGAGAGTGATGAACTATTTGCAAGAATGAGGCGTGTGCTTGTCCAGAGCTACACCAGCCTTGATAGCCAGGTTGCCAGGATATTTTTGCTCTATTTGGGTACCTACCCAAGTGGTCGTCCTATCAAGAAAAAAAGACTGTTAAGGAGATGGTTATCAGAAGGATTATCCCCAGGAGACAATGCATGTAGTGCCCTCAACACTGCTATTATCAATTTCAATAAGCTTGTCGACCGGAGTATCATCCAGCCTATGGATGCCAGTGGTAGCAGCACAGAGGTGAAGACATGCCATACCCATGGCATGATGCTGGAGTTTGTCCTGCGCAAGTCCATGTCCGACAACTTTGTTACCGTGTTGTACAATCGGCAGTCTAACCCATCCATACCCAGTAACATCCGCCGGCTTGCTCTGCATCATGCAAGGCCCAGAGAAGTGCAAGGTTTAACTCTTGTCCGGTCACTGACAATCTTGGGAGAGGCGCACCCATCTGTCCTGGACTTCTCCAAGTATGAACTGCTGCGAGTTTTGGATCTGGAAGAGTGCGTTGTATCCTTGGGGGATGGCCATCTCAAGTTGATATGCACCAAACTGTTGCTGCTGAGGTACCTATGCCTCGGGGCCGCTGTTATTGCTACAGCGCTTCCAAAGGAGATCAGCAAGCTTCAAGTATTGGATACACTAGATGTGAGAAATACAGCGATAGAGATTCTGCAAACACAAGTCCTGGAGCTGCCATGTCTAGTTCATCTCTTTGGGAAGTTCAAGCTCAAGCAAGATGTAGGAGGCCGGACAATGAGTAAGGTACAGACTTGGTTGTCAGTGAAGAGCAAATTGGAAACATTGGCAGGATTTGTTTTGGACAACAGCAAGAGCCAAGAGTTTGCACAGCTCATGTACAATATGAATGATTTGACAAAGGTGAAAATACAGTGTGAGTCTACCGCCGACACCAGCAGCTCAAGTCATCTCTCAAAGGCCATCAAGGGGTTCATTGAGAGAAGCACTGACTCCACAGGGACTCCATCACTCTCACTCAATTTTGAAGACGAGTTGACCCAAGACATGCTGAATTTCTCTCTGGATAAGGGAAAGAATCACTGCTGCTATCTTGCCTCGCTCAAGCTGCAAGGAAGCAAGATATGCAGCCTTCCGTCCTTTGTTGCCTTTCTGGGTGGTCTCACTAAGCTAGGCCTTTCATCCCCTCAGCTGAGCCTTAGCCAAGATTTTCTTGCTACCCTGAGCAAAGTGCCTGGCCTGGCGCACCTGAAGCTGGTTGCAACTAGCCTGGGCAGGCTCGTCATCACAAAAGGTACACTTAAGAGCCTGGTACGCCTATCCATTCTGGTGAAATCCATGATTGGTCAGCTGGAAATCCAAGAGGGAGCTTTACCACGCCTCAGGTCGATGCAGCTGCTATGCAAAGATCTGGCTGGCTCTATTTCTGGCACGTCAGCGGTCCATTCCCTTGGGCATCTTGACGAGATTGCTCTCCATCGTGATGTGGGAGATGAAACAAAAAATGAGTGGAAAGAAGCAGCAAAGAACCTCCCAGGTCGACGCCCCAAGATATTGTTTCTCTAG